A stretch of Electrophorus electricus isolate fEleEle1 chromosome 3, fEleEle1.pri, whole genome shotgun sequence DNA encodes these proteins:
- the klhl41b gene encoding kelch-like protein 41b, protein MDPQALKEELRLFQSTLLQDGLKELLNENKFVDCTLKVGDHCLPCHRLILAACSPYFRDQFFSEDGKVKEDLKEVVLDDVDPNILEMIVKYLYSAEIELTDDNVQEIFAVANRFQIPSVFTVCVNYLQKKLSLANCLAIFRLGLVLNVPRLAVAARDYTADRFESLVNEEEFLQLAPHELFALIGGDMLNVEKEEVVFESLMKWVRNDKEKRAKVLSDAFEYIRFRLLPEKYIKERIETDELIRADPEVMKKLQIIKDAFKGKLPEKKKKEMKEGEVNGEVEEEELLPGYLNDNRRLGMYRRDLIVMVTDAAAVAYDVVENECFLVAMAEQVPKNHVSLCSRKKQLFIIGGLFVDEDNKETPLQCYFYQLDSLIADWLALPPMPSPRCLFGMGEHETLLFAIGGKDLQTNESLDSVMCYDTEKMKWSETKKLPLRIHGHAVVSHNGLIYCIGGKTDDNKALNKLFVYNHKQSEWRELAGMKTARAMFGAVVHNGNIIVTGGVNEEGLTAASEIYNFGTNKWSMFTEFPQERSSVNLVSCSGNLYAIGGFAIVQLENKEVEPSEITDIWQYEDDKKQWSGMLREMRYASGASCVAMRLNAARMPKL, encoded by the exons ATGGATCCACAGGCCCTGAAGGAAGAACTTCGCTTGTTCCAGAGCACACTGCTGCAGGATGGCCTGAAGGAGCTTCTCAATGAGAACAAGTTTGTAGACTGCACTCTGAAAGTGGGCGACCACTGTCTGCCTTGTCACCGGCTCATTCTGGCCGCCTGCAGTCCCTACTTCAGGGATCAGTTCTTCTCTGAAGACGGAAAGGTCAAAGAGGACCTCAAAGAAGTGGTCTTAGATGACGTGGACCCCAACATCCTGGAAATGATCGTCAAGTACCTGTACTCTGCCGAGATCGAGCTCACCGATGACAATGTTCAGGAGATTTTTGCGGTTGCCAACCGCTTCCAGATCCCGTCCGTGTTCACGGTGTGTGTGAACTACCTGCAGAAGAAGCTCTCCTTGGCCAACTGTCTGGCCATCTTCAGGCTGGGCCTGGTGCTAAATGTCCCACGGCTGGCTGTGGCTGCACGTGATTATACTGCAGATCGCTTTGAGAGCCTCGTCAACGAGGAGGAATTCCTACAGTTGGCACCACATGAGCTCTTCGCCCTGATTGGTGGAGACATGCTGAACGTAGAGAAGGAGGAAGTGGTGTTTGAGTCTCTAATGAAATGGGTGCGTAATGACAAGGAAAAGCGTGCCAAGGTGCTTAGCGATGCGTTTGAGTACATTCGCTTCCGCCTGCTCCCTGAGAAGTACATCAAAGAAAGAATCGAAACTGATGAACTCATCAGAGCTGATCCAGAAGTCATGAAAAAACTGCAGATCATCAAGGATGCCTTCAAAGGGAAACttccagagaagaaaaagaaggaaatgaaAGAAGGAGAAGTGAATGGAGAAGTGGAGGAAGAGGAATTGTTGCCAGGATACCTGAATGACAACCGCAGACTGGGGATGTACAGACGGGATTTGATCGTCATGGTAACTGACGCAGCTGCAGTGGCATATGACGTTGTAGAGAATGAATGCTTCCTGGTGGCCATGGCAGAGCAGGTACCAAAGAACCACGTGAGCCTGTgctccagaaaaaaacagcttttcatCATCGGTGGGCTGTTTGTGGATGAGGACAATAAAGAAACACCACTTCAGTGCTACTTTTACCAG CTGGACAGCCTTATAGCTGATTGGCTTGCCTTGCCACCAATGCCGAGCCCCAGATGTCTGTTCGGTATGGGTGAGCATGAAACTCTGCTGTTCGCTATTGGTGGAAAAGACCTGCAGACTAACGAGTCCCTTGATTCTGTCATGTGTTATGACACTGA GAAGATGAAATGGAGTGAGACTAAGAAACTTCCTCTCCGCATCCATGGCCATGCAGTAGTCTCACATAATGGCCTGATATACTGCATTGGAGGAAAGACTGATGATAA tAAAGCTTTAAACAAGCTGTTCGTATATAACCACAAGCAGTCAGAGTGGAGGGAGCTCGCTGGTATGAAGACTGCCAGAGCGATGTTTGGTGCTGTTGTGCACAACGGGAATATCATTGTAACTGGAGGAGTTAATGAGGAAGGTCTAACTGCTGCATCTGAAATCTACAATTTTGGAACAAACAA GTGGAGCATGTTCACAGAATTCCCACAGGAACGCAGCTCTGTCAACCTTGTGAGCTGCAGTGGAAATCTCTACGCCATCGGAGGCTTCGCCATCGTGCAGCTGGAGAACAAAGAAGTTGAACCCTCAGAAATCACTGATATTTGGCA ATACGAGGATGACAAGAAGCAGTGGAGTGGGATGTTAAGAGAGATGCGCTATGCATCTGGAGCATCGTGTGTTGCAATGCGTCTCAATGCTGCCAGGATGCCTAAGCTATAA
- the ppig gene encoding peptidyl-prolyl cis-trans isomerase G, with product MFAPPGYFTVGLSITMGVKVQRPRCFFDIGISNTLVGRVVIELFSDVCPKTCENFRCLCTGERGIGKTTQKPLHYKGCLFHRVVKDFMIQGGDFSEGNGRGGESIYGGFFEDESFSVKHNKEFLLSMANRGKDTNGSQFFITTKPSPHLDGIHVVFGQVISGQEVIRTIEAQKTDTNSRPYAEVKVLNCGELVPKSKAKKEKKKRQSSSESSDVTSSSESSSESEKSDEEKQKKKHKKEQKKKKKKKEQKHKKIKEKESDDGVGEPEPPQTVSSIHPDEVPPVPENRFLMRRSPQPQPKEEQGKDKHKEDSGKERQRERERDRDRPMLNSRPNRTRLVLTRSGRRIKGRGPRRYRTPSRSRSRSWDRFRRSETPPHWRKEMQRTHRVKPSTPTAQDRWIKGDKGDASEEKTETTEPVEGEMTSVERERKNSDREKKESKRNTSSSPSKGRERKSGRQRSRSREKDGRKKTDGDMEKRKGRSRSKSKDRKGERDHTRSKADDRRGRSGSPEAKDAEERKGREQESQSKDRAALAESNDKDKPKEDGRKGKDDQRGRSRSQERHTKRRSRSRGRGQRGSSRDRGRDRRQSGSRDRKSRRSKSRERGREQGRDRDKRRSSERTKSKGTRGRDRSSKERSSRTHRSEQQTRRRRGRSTSGSDSDKDKRKKRSKSESPKTRDKSHSPQKDKDHHRNLKKESSSSDSD from the exons ATGTTTGCTCCGCCTGGTTATTTTACCGTCGGTTTAAGCAT AACAATGGGGGTGAAAGTGCAGCGTCCTCGCTGTTTCTTTGACATTGGTATCAGTAATACACTTG TTGGCCGCGTAGTCATTGAGCTTTTCTCAGATGTTTGTCCCAAGACGTGTGAAAATTTCCGCTGCCTGTGCACAG gtgAAAGGGGGATTggaaaaacaacccaaaaaccTCTACACTACAAAGGATGTCTGTTCCATAGAGTAGTAAAGGACTTCATGATACAGGGTGGAGACTTTAGTGAAG GCAATGGCAGAGGAGGTGAATCCATTTATGGAGGCTTCTTTGAAG ATGAAAGCTTTTCTGTCAAACATAATAAGGAGTTCCTCCTGTCAATGGCAAACAGAGGCAAAGACACCAATGGCTCACAGTTCTTTAT AACTACAAAACCTTCTCCTCATCTGGACGG AATTCATGTGGTGTTTGGTCAGGTGATCTCAGGCCAGGAGGTCATTCGGACGATCGAGGCTCAGAAGACAGACACTAACAGCCGACCATACGCAGAGGTTAAAGTGCTCAACTGTGGCGAGCTCGTCCCCAAATCCAAAG ctaagaaagagaagaagaaacgTCAGTCGTCCAGTGAGAGCAGCGATGTCACTTCCTCCTCAGAGTCTTCCTCTGAGTCTGAGAAGTCTGatgaagagaagcagaaaaagaaacacaagaaggagcaaaagaagaagaagaagaagaaggaacaGAAGCACAAAAAGATAAAGGAAAAAGA GTCTGATGATGGTGTTGGGGAGCCAGAGCCTCCACAGACCGTTTCATCAATCCATCCAGACGAAGTCCCGCCCGTCCCAGAGAATCGCTTCCTGATGCGGCGGAGTCCTCAGCCACAGCCCAAAGAGGAGCAGGGGAAAGACAAGCACAAAGAGGATTCTGGGAAAGAGaggcaacgagagagagagcgagacagggaTAG ACCCATGTTGAACTCCAGGCCAAATCGGACCCGCCTGGTATTGACCAGATCAGGACGCAGAATTAAAGGGAGAGGACCTAGG CGCTACCGAACTCCATCGCGATCGCGTTCCCGCTCCTGGGACCGGTTTCGGCGCAGTGAGACTCCGCCACACTGGAGGAAGGAAATGCAGAGGACCCACAGGGTCAAACCCAGCACCCCGACTGCACAGGACCGCTGGATCAAAGGAGACAA AGGAGACGCGTCTGAGGAGAAGACGGAGACCACAGAGCCggtggagggagagatgacCAGCGTAGAGCGGGAGAGGAAGAACTCCGACCGGGAGAAGAAGGAAAGCAAACGCAACACATCAAGTAGCCCCTCTAAAGGCCGGGAGAGGAAGAGCGGCCGACAGCGTTCCAGGAGCCGGGAAAAGGATGGGCGGAAAAAGACGGATGGAGACATGGAAAAACGGAAGGGGCGGAGTCGCAGCAAGAGCAAGgacaggaagggagagagggaccaTACACGCAGCAAAGCGGACGATAGGAGGGGTCGGTCGGGCAGCCCCGAGGCCAAAGACgcagaagagagaaaggggagagaacaggagagccAGAGTAAGGATCGTGCGGCTCTGGCCGAGAGCAACGACAAGGACAAACCGAAAGAGGACGGCAGGAAGGGGAAGGACGACCAGCGCGGACGCTCACGCAGCCAAGAGCGACACACCAAGCGCAGGTCCAGGTCCAGGGGGCGTGGCCAGAGGGGCTCATCACGTGATCGGGGGCGGGACAGACGGCAAAGCGGCAGTCGAGACAGGAAGTCGCGACGATcaaaaagcagagagaggggcagagagcaagggagggaTAGAGACAAGAGGAGGAGCTCGGAGCGCACCAAGAGCAAAGGGACCCGGGGCAGAGACAGAAGCTCTAAAGAGCGCTCCTCTCGCACCCACAGGAGTGAGCAGCAGACCAGGCGCAGGCGAGGGCGCAGCACCAGCGGTTCTGACAGCGATAAAGATAAACGCAAGAAGAGATCGAAGAGTGAGAGTCCTAAGACCAGAGACAAATCCCATAGCCCCCAGAAAGACAAAGATCACCACAGGAACCTGAAAAAGGAGTCGAGCTCTAGTGATAGTGACTGA
- the phospho2 gene encoding pyridoxal phosphate phosphatase PHOSPHO2, whose amino-acid sequence MAKIKTLIVFDFDHTLVDSNSDLWVVQCAPGQRLPDWLKSSYETGRWTEYMGRVLAYLGEQSVHPEDIRTVMETIPFTDGMVELLTFISQNKNVIDCIIVSDSNTLFIDWILQSGGVKSAIDCVFTNPASINERNYIEVQCFHSHGCEHCPVNLCKQKVLSDFREMQASSSVHYQAICYVGDGANDLCPIKILKQGDIAMPRRGYSLEKLVSKTKTENNTLKARIVPWSSGMEILEELHALL is encoded by the exons ATG GCCAAGATTAAGACGTTGATTGTGTTTGACTTTGATCACACGTTGGTGGACAGCAACAGTGACCTCTGGGTGGTCCAGTGCGCCCCAGGTCAGAGGTTACCGGACTGGCTGAAGAGCTCGTATGAGACAGGGCGCTGGACGGAGTACATGGGCCGAGTGCTGGCGTACCTTGGAGAGCAGTCTGTTCACCCGGAGGACATCAGGACTGTCATGGAAACCATTCCTTTCACAGACGGAATGGTAGAGCTGTTAACGTTCATATCACAAAACAAGAACGTCATCGACTGCATTATAGTCTCCGACTCCAACACACTCTTTATAGATTGGATTTTACAATCCGGTGGAGTGAAGTCTGCGATTGATTGTGTCTTCACGAATCCTGCCAGCATTAACGAACGCAATTACATAGAGGTGCAGTGTTTTCATTCGCACGGCTGTGAACATTGCCCAGTTAATCTGTGCAAACAGAAAGTGCTAAGTGATTTCAGAGAGATGCAGGCCAGTTCCAGTGTGCATTACCAGGCTATTTGCTATGTTGGTGATGGAGCGAATGATCTTTGTCCTATAAAGATATTGAAACAGGGGGATATCGCTATGCCTCGTAGGGGCTACAGTCTGGAAAAGTTGGTGTCCAAAACCAAGACTGAAAATAATACACTCAAGGCAAGAATTGTGCCATGGAGTAGTGGAATGGAGATTCTTGAGGAGTTGCATGCCCTGCTGTAA